From one Candidatus Binatia bacterium genomic stretch:
- the ligD gene encoding non-homologous end-joining DNA ligase has protein sequence MPRQSKRAAEPAPIPTGVDDAAVEVDGRRVALTNLRKVYFPKLGATKGDLLRYYLRVAGALLPHVADRPMVLKRYPHGVTGDFFYMKRTPSPRPEWIRTCSIEHRSGNVIDFAVIDDRASLLWMINLGCIDLNPWYSLCEAPNRPLYIHFDLDPTAETPFSVVREGALIVGDVLRGLRMKPFVKTTGSKGVHIYVAIESGPTQHEVWEIAKEIGQQIARAHPDVLTAEYTIAKRPKRRVLVDYNQNAWGKTLASIYSVRANEEAKVSTPVTWEELAAGCEPGDFTIFNVPERVARIGDLWKPLLSSRGRFKLTA, from the coding sequence CGCCGAGCCGGCGCCGATTCCGACCGGCGTGGACGATGCTGCCGTCGAGGTGGACGGGCGGCGCGTCGCGCTGACCAACTTGCGCAAGGTCTACTTTCCAAAGCTGGGAGCGACGAAGGGCGATCTACTTCGCTACTATCTTCGCGTCGCCGGGGCGCTGCTGCCGCACGTCGCCGATCGTCCGATGGTGTTGAAGCGCTACCCGCACGGCGTCACCGGCGACTTCTTCTACATGAAGCGGACGCCGTCGCCACGTCCGGAGTGGATCCGCACCTGCTCGATCGAGCACCGCTCGGGAAACGTCATAGATTTCGCGGTGATTGACGATCGCGCGTCGCTGCTCTGGATGATCAACCTCGGCTGCATCGATCTCAACCCGTGGTACTCGTTGTGCGAGGCGCCGAATCGCCCGCTCTACATTCACTTCGACCTCGACCCGACGGCGGAGACGCCGTTCTCGGTCGTGCGCGAGGGCGCTCTCATCGTCGGCGACGTTCTTCGCGGCCTTCGCATGAAGCCGTTCGTCAAGACGACGGGCAGCAAGGGCGTCCACATCTACGTCGCGATTGAGAGCGGCCCGACGCAGCACGAAGTGTGGGAGATCGCCAAAGAAATTGGCCAACAGATCGCGCGAGCGCATCCCGACGTGCTCACCGCCGAATATACGATCGCGAAGCGTCCGAAACGCCGCGTCCTCGTGGATTACAATCAGAACGCGTGGGGCAAGACGCTCGCTTCGATCTACTCCGTGCGCGCAAACGAAGAGGCGAAGGTCTCGACGCCGGTCACGTGGGAAGAGTTAGCCGCCGGCTGCGAGCCGGGCGACTTCACGATCTTCAACGTGCCGGAGCGGGTCGCGCGAATTGGCGACCTTTGGAAGCCGCTGCTCTCGAGCCGCGGCCGATTCAAACTGACCGCGTGA